The following DNA comes from Chitinophaga nivalis.
ATTTTTATAGCAGCTGCCAGACAGATAAATTTATCGTGTTATCATACTACAATCATGCACAGAATTTTGTTTTACAGCAACCCTTACTTGTACCCTGCTGCCTGTAGTTCAAACAGCTCTGCATAGCGGCCTTTTTGGGCCAGCAATTCTTCGTGGCTGCCAATTTCAGCCAGCTGCCCTCTCTCCAATACCAGTATCCGGTTTGCCATCCGTACGGTGGAAAAACGATGCGAAATCAATACCGCTGTTTTATCCTTTGTCAGATCTGCAAAACGGAGGAATACATTATACTCGGCACGGGCATCCAGCGCAGAAGTAGGCTCGTCGAGGATCAGTAACTGGGCTTCTTTCATATAAGCCCTTGCCAGGGCAATCTTCTGCCATTCGCCTCCACTCAGTTCTATACCCTGGTTAAAACGCCGTCCCAGCATCTGTTCATAGCCATCCGTCATTTTTTCGATCAATGGCGCGGCCAGACTTTGCCGTGCAGCATTTTCTATGAGCGGCAGGTTATTGTTTTCCCGGATATTACCTACCGCTATATTCTGGCTTACCGTCATCTGGTAGCGCTGATAATCCTGGAATATAACGCCTACCTGGGTACGTACTTCCTGTATGTCGTATTCCCTTAAGTCCACACCATCCAGCAGAATACGGCCTTCTACCGGATCATACAGGCGTGTCAGCAACTTCACCAGGGTCGTTTTGCCGGCGCCGTTCTCCCCTACCAGCGCCAGCTTTTCGCCGGCATGTAAGGTAAAACTGAGATGACGGATGGCCCATTTGTCGGAATTGAGATATTTGAATCCAACATTTTCGAAAACAAAACCCTCCCGCATAGGCCGCGGAAATGGCCGGGGATGTAGGGTGGCCTTCATCCGTGGTTTGATTTCGAAAAAGTCAAACAGATCGCGCAGGTACATCGCTCCCTGGGTAACACTGGAAAAGCGGATCAGGATACCCTGGAAGGTGGCCCGTAGCTGCCGGAAGGAACCTGCCAGGAAAGCCAGGTCACCGATAGACAGTTTACCATGAACCGTCTCCAGGATGATGATAATATAGGCCGCATAATAACCGGCACTCCCCAGCATGGCAAAAACACTCCCCCACATGGCATGCCGGACTTCCAGCTGCTTTTTGTCTGTATAAAACTTATCGGCAATCACCTTAAAACGACTGATCAGAAAGTGCGAAAGGTCAAATAGCTTTACTTCCTTGGCGGTTTCGTCACTGGCGCCGAGATAACGGATATAATCCAGTTCCCGCCGGTCTGACGTCTGCCCCCAGGCCAGTTTATAATACAGGTCATTAAACCGCGATTCGTTCAGGAAAGCCGGAATAACGGCCAGCAGTAACAGTAATATCAGCCACGGATTGAATAACAACAGGCCGGCAGCCAGAAATCCCATGGTGATAAGGTCCTGTACCTGGCTGAGTGCCTGTGATAATAAGATGGTTCTGCCTACGGTTTGCTGGCGGGCACGTTCCAGTTTATCATAGAATTCAGAATCTTCAAACTGATCGAGATCCAGCGCAGCGGCGTGCTGCATGATCTTTATAGAGGTATGGTTGGCGAAAAGATCTCCCAGCAGGCTATCCAGCATGGAAATCCCCCGGCTCAGGGCATCCGAAATAATGGCCAGGCCAAACTCCAGGGCTACCAGTTCCCACAAATGATTGGCAGATACCTGCGGGCCACCTTTGCTGAGTAATACGACCTCGTCTATAATCAGTTTAGCTATATACAGCAGCAGCAAAGGCATCGCGGATTGGGCAGTGCGTAGCAAGGCATTGGTAAGGGTATAACCAGGACTCGTTTGCCATACCATCCTGAAAAAGGCAGGAAGGTTACGAAGGGCTGCCAGCCGCTCTTTAAAGGTTAACGGGTCTTCTATCCCGGAACGTTTTTTCTTAGGGTTCACAAATGAGCTCATATGGTAATTTACAAAGTTTTGTTATACGCTGTTGCGGGTTAACGGAATGTTGATGGTAAGGCGATGGCCAATGTTCTATAAGTGCCCGTAATTAAATTATATTTGTTGATAGTGCATAAAAAACAGCAGATCATATGTTAGTAGTTATAATAGGATTGGTCATGTTAGCCATACTTGTCATTATTGGAGGCGTCATCGCTATTAATAAGCAGTCCAGACAATGGTCTTCGCGGGAAGACTAATCAGTAGCCCACCACTTTAACGGGTTATCCGCCATCTTTACTGCTATACCGGCCGTTCATCCTATAATTTGAAGCAGCATAGGGGGACCTGTATTCGCGCCGCGTTATCATATCAGATGCCGTAATTATTTTAGAATTTGTTATTGATATGCGCGAAAAAAGGAATGTGCTGACGTACCTGGCTGAAAAGGAGTGGCTGGTCATGAGTTTGTGGTTTGGGCTTGCTTTTCTGGGAGCCATCCTGGAAATATCCCGGGAGAACTATAATAACTTTCTCATATTCAGGAATGTATTCTTTCATGTATTGCACCAGTTGCCGCTATATGCGGCCTATCCGGCAGAATACTATGATGTGAATCACTATGGTCCTGTTTTTAGTTTGATGATAGCGCCATTTGCCGGATTGGATATTAATATCGGCGCTATGTTATGGGCCTTGTCCGGCGCTGCTGCCCTGTATTATGCCATCCGGCAGCTCCCCCTCACCTATCTGCAGCAAAACATCATCCTGTTGTTGTGTGCACAGGAGTTAATGGGTGCCAGCGGCTGGTTCCAGCTGAATCAGTTCATCGGGGCGTTTATTATTTTATCATTTACCAACACCCTCAAGGGGAAAGAGCTGTGGGCCACTTTCTTTATTGTACTGGGTACTTTCACCAAATTATACGGCATTGTAGGCCTGGCCTTTTTCTTTTTCAGCCCCAATCCCCGGCGGTTTATCGGCGGATTGCTGTTATGGGGAGCCGTATTGTTTGTACTGCCAATGGCCATCTCTTCTCCACAGTATATTATTAATTCCTATTACGAGTGGTATGCAGAACTGGTCTATAAAAATGACCTGAATGTAATGGTTTCCACGTTTCAGGATATCTCTGCAGGAGGGTTGATCAGAAGAATATTCCGGATACCGGAGCTGAGTAATAAGGTTATTATCATTCCGGGGATACTGCTGTTTTTATCCCAGTACCTGATGCTGAAATACCGGTATAACTCCCGGTACCGTTTATATCTCCTATGTTCTGTACTGATGTTTCCCGTACTGGTTAGCAGTAGTTCCGAATCCCCCACCTATATCATTGCTATTCCGGCTATCTGTATCTGGTATGTGATGCAACCCGCTGGTAAATGGTATGATATATTTCTGTTTTTCTCCATATTGCTGGTGAGTTTCTCTCATTCCGATGTGGTAACTCCCTGGGTAAGAAAAAACCTGGCGGTGCCATATGCGCTGAAAGCCTTGCCATGCCTGATATTGTGGCTGCGAATCGTATATGAAATCTGGATGAAGAAATTCCTGGTGTACAAACCCGTGCCGGTACCGGTACAGGTGAGCAGGCTGCCCGTCAACCATTCATAAAAAATAGGCAGAAAAAATTGAGAATCAGGCCGTAAATTGCTGGATTAAAGGTTTTTGGTTATGAATTCGCGATTCAAGATTGGTGGCGCCTTTGCGCTGTCTGCACTGCTATTTAACAGCATGGCAGCTACAGCACAGGTAAATCAGCCTACGACTTCAGGTTATGCGGAAGGTAAAACAGCTAACGCAATCAACCTGTATAAGCAACCTCCCGTTGCAGGCTTTGTTGAAAGTAAAACAGTAGCTGCGGTTAATCCGTATATTGGTTCCGGTGGACATGGACACGTATTTGTGGGCGCCAGCGTGCCTTACGGCGCTGTGCAGGTAGGGCCTAACAATATTGTAAAAGGGTGGGACTGGTGCTCCGGATACCACTACTCCGACAGTGTGGTGATTGGTTTTTCCCAGATGCATCTCAGCGGTACCGGTATCGGCGACCTCGGTGATGTGCTCATCATGCCTTATACCGGTAAAGTAAGAACAAACAGGGGTACGCAGGAAGATCCTACTTCCGGATATGCTTCCCGTTATTCACATGCACGCGAAAAATCCCGTCCGGGATATTATGCTGTACACCTGGATGATTACGGTATTCAGGTAGAACTCACCGCCTCTGAAAGAGTAGGTTTTCACAGATATACTTTTCCGAAAGATAAACCGGCAAATATTATCATCGACCTGAAAGAAGGGATCGGATGGGATGCGCCGGTAGAAACATTTATCCGCCAGGTAGATGAATATACCCTGGAAGGTTACCGTTATTCCAAAGGTTGGGCAGAAGACCAGCGTGTATGGTTTGCGATCCGCTCTTCAGTGCCGGTAAAGCAGTTTATGGTATTTGACGGAGATACACAGCAAACCGGCAAATCGGTGAAATCAACTGTGGCCAAAGGCGTTATTTCATTTGATAAATCTCCCGGCCAGGTGATGCTGAAAGTAGGGATCTCTCCGGTGAGCAGCGAAAATGCGTTGGCCAACATCCAGGCCGAAATTCCAGGATGGGACTTTACTAAAACCGTAAATAGCGCGAATGTAAAATGGGATAAAGAACTGGCGAAAGTACAGATCTCCACAAAAGATGAAACAGCCCGCCGGGTATTCTATACAGCGCTGTATCATACCATGGTGGCGCCTGCCCTCTTCAACGACCATGACGGCAGCTACCGCGGTACCGATAAAAAAGTATATGCCAATCCAGGTTTCGACAACTATACCATTTTCTCGCTGTGGGATATCTACCGCTCCTGCGCACCGCTGAGCACTATCCTGCATCCGGAAAAGGTAAACAGTTTTGTCAACTCTATGCTCACCATCCACAAACAGCAGGGCAAACTGCCGGTATGGCCGCTGGTAGGTAGTGAAACCAACTGTATGGTGGGATATCATGCGGTACCTACCATTGCAGACGCTTACCTGAAAGGGTTCACCGGTTTCAATGCGGAAGAAGCGCTGGCAGCGATGAAAGCCTCTTCTACCCGCGATGATCTGGGTGTGAAATACGTAAAGGAACGAGGATATATTCCGGCAGACAAGGAATATGAATCTGTTTCCAAAGCGCTGGAATATGCGATCGATGATTGGAGTATTGCTGCCATGGCTAAGAAAATGGGCCATCAGGAAGACTACGAATACTATAAAAAACGCGCTGGCTACTATAAAAATTATTTCGACAGCACCATCGGTTTTGTACGCCCGCGTATGAGCGATGGCAGCTTTAAAACACCTTATGATCCTTTCTTCTCCAAACACGAAAAAGGTGATTTCACAGAAGGAAATGGCTGGCAATATACCTGGCTGGTGCCGCAGGATGTAGAAGGACTGATCCGCCTGATGGGTGGTGACGAACCGTTTACCCGCAAGCTCGACAGCCTGTTTACTGCCAAAGGATATATGGGTGAGGAAGCATCCAATGATATCTCCGGATTGATAGGCATGTATGCACACGGCAATGAGCCTAGCCATCACGTGACGTATATGTATACATTTGCCGGAAAACAGTGGAAAACTGCGGAGAAGGTAAGACAGGTGATGAAGGAGTTTTACTTCGACAAACCGGAAGGACTGGCGGGTAATGAAGATTGCGGCGCTATGTCATCCTGGTATATATTCTCTTCCCTGGGCTTCTACCCGGTAAATCCTGCCAATGGCGTGTATGTATTGGGCAGCCCGCTGTTTGATAAAGCCACCATTAAATTGGCTGAAGGAAAAACCTTTACGGTACAGGCGTTACGGAATAGTGCCAAAAATATTTATATCCAGGACGTGACCTTTAACGGTAAACCCTATACGAAAAGCTTCATTACCCATGAAGAGCTGGTAAAAGGTGGTACGATGGTCATCCGTATGGGCGATAAACCCAATTACAATTTCGGTAAGCAGGATGCAGACCGGCCTAAAAATGAATTATAATCCGGATAACAATCCTCCGGAAAAAAATATGGGGTATATACAGCTGACTGTATATACCCCGCTTTATTTTACAGCTGTTATATATTTTCTGACAGTACCCGCAATACATCCGGATTTACATCTCCGAAAATAGATACGCCGGCAGCGCCGTTCTGCAACGCCAGTTTTACCGCTGTGCCGAGGTCGGTATAATTGCCTTTAAAATCGGGCAGGAATAAACCGGCATACAAAGGAAACGCTCCATGTAATGCCTTCACCCCTTCTGCTACCGCATCGCCTATCCAGCTGATGTTTTCCCGGTAAAATCCGTGGTAAATCATCGGGCATACGGCATTCAACGGCCAGTTGGTCCAGTCTTGCCGTACAATACGTTTGGCTATTTCCGGTGTCGGGAATACCGCTGCGGAAATCGGTTTTTTATGCTGGCGGGCTACGGCGGCCAGATGATTCACGACATTGGTAATCCGGTCGTAGCGGAACTTCCGCCAGGAAGGACTTTGGTCGGGATGTTCGATCTCCAGCGGATCGATACCGTTTTTAGCCTTATAGGCGCTGCGGCATTGTTCGCAATAACAGAAATCGTATTCCGGTAATTCTTTGGATTGATCAATTCCATATTGACTCCACAGGTTCACTGGAAGTATCACATCGCAGAAACGCACATAATCCAGGTGGATGCCGTCTACGTAGTCCAGCGACAGGTGTTTTTCTACCTGCTGTTCCAGGTATTTTACGACTTCCGGTTTGCTGGGACACAGCCACCGGTAATAGTCTACATAAGGTGGATGATTGGCGCAGGATTCCCCTTTCCGGTTTTTTGCATACCATTCAGGATGGCTGGCCAGTAAATCTTTTTCGCCGCGATTCATGGTCCACATCCAGCGGTGTGCTTTGATGCCATTGGCTTTGGCGGTTTTGAAATGCAGAGGGCTGTCATCTTCAAAAAAGATATCCGTAATACCGGCTTTCCGGTAGGCAGCATATCGTTGCTGCAAGGTAGCGGCGGTATCCGCATGATCCGGATTAATCCATACCCGGTGTTGGGCCTTTGGTTTCCGGCTATCTGAGGGGGCAGGACTGGCGGCTGCTTTCAGTGGCTGCAGCGGATTGGCGAGTGCTAACCCGCCAATACCCAATGATTTGATAAAATGACGTTTGTCCATAAGTGTTATTTTCGGTCACTATAAATTTTTCCTTCGTGATTAATGTACCATACTCCCGGCTGCCGGTTGCTTTTTATCCGGGCATTAAACTGGGAAGAAGTGCCTTCTGTTTCAAGCGTATATACTTCTCCGTTAGTGCCGTTTTGTTTGGCAGTCATTTGTAACAGCTGCAGATTACCGGCATACCGGCCGTGTTGCCGCCGGTATTGCTGTTGGGCATGATAAATTTGCCAGAGGTGTTGCTGGGCGGCAGCGGCAGCAGGTACCTGAAATACAACGGTGTTGCTGCCTGCGGGCTTTTCCGAAAATTGCAGGTAGCCCCAGCGTTCCGGTGCATGCATGTTGATAATACCCTGTGGCGACCATACCCAGTTGTGCTCTGGTTGTTGCTTTTTAACATAGCGGCCATTCCGGATGTGGGTATCCCACTCTACGCGGGAGAAGTTAATCCGCCAGATGCTGTTGTCAGCAGGTCTGGTATCGTCGGTAAAGAAACGCAGGGCGCTGAAAGGAATGGCCATTTCAACGGTCCATTCCTGATCGGTATCTGTCGGATTGTTCAGGGTGCCATTCACGTGAACGGCTGTACGTATTCCTTTGGTATCCCAGTTCAGCATGGCTGCGCCCCCGTTGCGGTAGGGTTTGCCCATGAACAGGTCCATTACGGTATTTAAAGCGTTGATTTCTATCTCGTAGTATTGGTGGGTATCTCCGTCAGGATCTATAAATACTTCAAAGTCGTTGTCCTGAAAAATAATGGTATCATGTTCCCGGAGGGTACCCCATATATGTGGTTCCTGTAAGGTAGCAGCGATGTACAGGTAATGCTGGTCCCACAGCATTTTTACCCGGGTACGCAGAGCGGGCGCGGGTTTGCTGTCGCCTTCAATATCTTTGAAATCTTCACTCCAGTTTGTCTTTTGCCACGCGGCTTCCGTAAGCTGGCCATCTATCTGCATGCTGTCTGCCGTCTGGTAGCAGACATAGTGCCGGGGCGTATCGCGGAACGGGCGAAAAGATTCAGAGAATGTTTGTGCATAGGTGTCCGTTCCTGCAAACAGGAAGGTGCTGAAAGCCAGGCAGATGAAGCCTTTGAAGAAAGTTTGCGATCGTATCATGCCTGTCGGTATCATGAGCTGAAAAATACAAAATACAAATAAAAAATTACGCATTATACAACAGTTGGCAGGGATAGGAATCCGCTGTGTGCTGTTGTATAATGCGTAATACGAAATGAATAATATAATAGCTTACCAGATACGTACCCGAACGCTATCAGCGCGGTACATACCATCTCCCGGTTTCACGCCATACACCTCGTAGAAAGCATCTACGTCGCTGAATGGTCCGTTCACGCGGAATTTGGCCGGAGAATGCACATCCGTCATTACTTTTCTGGCCAGGTCTTCTTTTTTGGTATGACTCAGCCAGCCCAGGGAATAGCCCATGAAATAACGTTGTGCAGGGCTGTAGCCGGCAATTTTCTCTCCTTTTTTGAACTGTTCGGTTTTCTGGAAGGCATCCCAGCCCAGCAGTATACCGCCCAGATCGGCAATGTTTTCACCAAGCGTTGCTTTACCATTGATACGCAGGCTGTCTACCACTACATAATTATCAAACTGTTTTATCATGACAGCAGCACGCTCATTGAATTTCTTTTCATCTTCTTTGGTCCACCAGCTTTTCAGGTTACCTACGGCATCAAACTGACGGCCTTCATCGTCAAAGCCATGGGTGATTTCATGACCAATGGTAGAAGCGCCGGCATAACCGTATACGAGGGCGTCGTCCAGCTCTTCGTCGCGTTTGCCCGGAACGGTAAAGATACCGGCAGGTAACACAATTTCATTGTTGCTGGGGTTATAGTAGGCATTATAGGTTTGTGGCGTCATATCCCATTCTGTGCGGTCTACCGGTTTACCCAGTTTATTCACGGAATACTGGTGCCACCACAGTTGGGCTGCCTGTATGTTGGCTGCGTAGGATTGTTCTTTGATATCCATTGCAGAGAAGTCTTTCCACTTATCAGGATAACCTACTTTCTTGCTGATTTTGGATAATTTATACAGCGCTTTCTGTTTGGTGCTGTCGCTCATCCAGGTCAGGTGCTCTATACGTGTTTTTAAAGCGCCACGGATTTCTTCCACCATGTTTTCATATCTTTTTTTGGCAGTAGCATTGAAGAACTCTTTTACAAAGAGTTGTCCCAAGGCTTCTCCCATGGCAGCTTCTTCGGTATCCAATACGCGTTTCCAGCGTGGCTTTTGTTTTTCCTGTCCTTTCAGGAGTTTACCGTAAAAGGCAAAATCCGTGTTGGCGATGGTATCGCTGAGCATCGCTGCATTGCTGTTCATCAGGCTCCATTTCAGGTAATTTTTCCAGGTGGCCAGTGGTTGTGACGTAATCGCATTGCTCAATGCTGTAAAGAATTCCGGTTGTCCTACGATAACGGTATCTGCAAACTGGGTGATGCCCTGCTGTTTGATAAAGGCATCCCAGTCGATATTGGGCGATAATTTATTCAGCTGCTTTACCGGCATTTTATGATAGTTGGCCTCCGGATCGCGCAGGGCTTCCAGCTTGCGACTGGATTTTGCCAGCAGGGTTTCCAGCTGTATAACATTGGCTGCTGCGGCTTTGGCGGCTTCGCTATCCAGACCTGTAAACTGTAGCATAGCAGCTACGTGTGCAGGATAGGCTTCTCTGATTTTAGTGGTACGTGGGTCGGTATTAAAATAGTAGTCCCGGTTGGGTAAACCCAAACCGCCCTGCATCAGTTGCACGGATATCACTTCACTGTTTTTGGCGTCCTGTCCGATGTAGATGCCACACATTACGCTCGTGCCAATATTCTGTACAGCAGCGAGTTTTAGCAGTTCTGCCGGAGTAGTGGCAGCATCGATGGCTTTTAACTGTGCTTCAATAGGTTTGATACCATCTGCGTTAATGCGTACGGAATCCATACCACTTTTCCAGAAGGCAGCTATTTTACGGGAGGTAGGATCGTTGGGATTTTCCACCGCTTTTTCATTGATGGTACGTAGGCGTTTATACAACTCTTCCTTTACCAGATTGCCAATACCCCACGCGCTGTATTCCGGTGGAATCGGATTGTTTTTGATCCAGCCACCATTGGCATAATCAAAGAAATCCTGGGCCGGGTTAACGGTACTGTCTACCAGGGAGGCAAGGGCGTCGGCTTGGGAAGACGCGGTATCTGCCGTTTTACCGCCTTCGTTGCAGGCCATAAAACAAGCAATGCTGGCGATACCAACGCCATGGAGCATACTTTTTATCATATGTATTAAGCAATTATTTAGTCGGCGGGAAGGTAATTATTTTTCATCATAGCTATTCCGGAAATGGGATGAGCGTAATCTTGATAAATAGATGAAGAAAATCTTTTTTTAATGTATTTTGTAAAAATGTCAATTTGAAAACCATTCCACTTATGATCAACAAATTAACGTCCGGCCGCATTTTGCCGATAGATGCTTTTCGCGGAATTACTATCCTGGTAATGATTTTCGTTAACAGCGTGGCGGGGGTAAGCGGTATCCCCATCTGGATGAAACATATGCCGGCAGATGCCGATGCCATGACTTTTGTAGACGTGGTGTTTCCTGCTTTCCTGTTTATTGTGGGAATGTCCATTCCTTTTGCGATCAATAGCCGCCTGGCCAAAGGCGATACCTGGTGGCAACTACAGCAACACATTATCTGGCG
Coding sequences within:
- a CDS encoding family 10 glycosylhydrolase, which gives rise to MDKRHFIKSLGIGGLALANPLQPLKAAASPAPSDSRKPKAQHRVWINPDHADTAATLQQRYAAYRKAGITDIFFEDDSPLHFKTAKANGIKAHRWMWTMNRGEKDLLASHPEWYAKNRKGESCANHPPYVDYYRWLCPSKPEVVKYLEQQVEKHLSLDYVDGIHLDYVRFCDVILPVNLWSQYGIDQSKELPEYDFCYCEQCRSAYKAKNGIDPLEIEHPDQSPSWRKFRYDRITNVVNHLAAVARQHKKPISAAVFPTPEIAKRIVRQDWTNWPLNAVCPMIYHGFYRENISWIGDAVAEGVKALHGAFPLYAGLFLPDFKGNYTDLGTAVKLALQNGAAGVSIFGDVNPDVLRVLSENI
- a CDS encoding ABC transporter ATP-binding protein yields the protein MSSFVNPKKKRSGIEDPLTFKERLAALRNLPAFFRMVWQTSPGYTLTNALLRTAQSAMPLLLLYIAKLIIDEVVLLSKGGPQVSANHLWELVALEFGLAIISDALSRGISMLDSLLGDLFANHTSIKIMQHAAALDLDQFEDSEFYDKLERARQQTVGRTILLSQALSQVQDLITMGFLAAGLLLFNPWLILLLLLAVIPAFLNESRFNDLYYKLAWGQTSDRRELDYIRYLGASDETAKEVKLFDLSHFLISRFKVIADKFYTDKKQLEVRHAMWGSVFAMLGSAGYYAAYIIIILETVHGKLSIGDLAFLAGSFRQLRATFQGILIRFSSVTQGAMYLRDLFDFFEIKPRMKATLHPRPFPRPMREGFVFENVGFKYLNSDKWAIRHLSFTLHAGEKLALVGENGAGKTTLVKLLTRLYDPVEGRILLDGVDLREYDIQEVRTQVGVIFQDYQRYQMTVSQNIAVGNIRENNNLPLIENAARQSLAAPLIEKMTDGYEQMLGRRFNQGIELSGGEWQKIALARAYMKEAQLLILDEPTSALDARAEYNVFLRFADLTKDKTAVLISHRFSTVRMANRILVLERGQLAEIGSHEELLAQKGRYAELFELQAAGYK
- a CDS encoding GH92 family glycosyl hydrolase → MNSRFKIGGAFALSALLFNSMAATAQVNQPTTSGYAEGKTANAINLYKQPPVAGFVESKTVAAVNPYIGSGGHGHVFVGASVPYGAVQVGPNNIVKGWDWCSGYHYSDSVVIGFSQMHLSGTGIGDLGDVLIMPYTGKVRTNRGTQEDPTSGYASRYSHAREKSRPGYYAVHLDDYGIQVELTASERVGFHRYTFPKDKPANIIIDLKEGIGWDAPVETFIRQVDEYTLEGYRYSKGWAEDQRVWFAIRSSVPVKQFMVFDGDTQQTGKSVKSTVAKGVISFDKSPGQVMLKVGISPVSSENALANIQAEIPGWDFTKTVNSANVKWDKELAKVQISTKDETARRVFYTALYHTMVAPALFNDHDGSYRGTDKKVYANPGFDNYTIFSLWDIYRSCAPLSTILHPEKVNSFVNSMLTIHKQQGKLPVWPLVGSETNCMVGYHAVPTIADAYLKGFTGFNAEEALAAMKASSTRDDLGVKYVKERGYIPADKEYESVSKALEYAIDDWSIAAMAKKMGHQEDYEYYKKRAGYYKNYFDSTIGFVRPRMSDGSFKTPYDPFFSKHEKGDFTEGNGWQYTWLVPQDVEGLIRLMGGDEPFTRKLDSLFTAKGYMGEEASNDISGLIGMYAHGNEPSHHVTYMYTFAGKQWKTAEKVRQVMKEFYFDKPEGLAGNEDCGAMSSWYIFSSLGFYPVNPANGVYVLGSPLFDKATIKLAEGKTFTVQALRNSAKNIYIQDVTFNGKPYTKSFITHEELVKGGTMVIRMGDKPNYNFGKQDADRPKNEL
- a CDS encoding carbohydrate-binding family 9-like protein, giving the protein MIRSQTFFKGFICLAFSTFLFAGTDTYAQTFSESFRPFRDTPRHYVCYQTADSMQIDGQLTEAAWQKTNWSEDFKDIEGDSKPAPALRTRVKMLWDQHYLYIAATLQEPHIWGTLREHDTIIFQDNDFEVFIDPDGDTHQYYEIEINALNTVMDLFMGKPYRNGGAAMLNWDTKGIRTAVHVNGTLNNPTDTDQEWTVEMAIPFSALRFFTDDTRPADNSIWRINFSRVEWDTHIRNGRYVKKQQPEHNWVWSPQGIINMHAPERWGYLQFSEKPAGSNTVVFQVPAAAAAQQHLWQIYHAQQQYRRQHGRYAGNLQLLQMTAKQNGTNGEVYTLETEGTSSQFNARIKSNRQPGVWYINHEGKIYSDRK
- a CDS encoding M13 family metallopeptidase — its product is MIKSMLHGVGIASIACFMACNEGGKTADTASSQADALASLVDSTVNPAQDFFDYANGGWIKNNPIPPEYSAWGIGNLVKEELYKRLRTINEKAVENPNDPTSRKIAAFWKSGMDSVRINADGIKPIEAQLKAIDAATTPAELLKLAAVQNIGTSVMCGIYIGQDAKNSEVISVQLMQGGLGLPNRDYYFNTDPRTTKIREAYPAHVAAMLQFTGLDSEAAKAAAANVIQLETLLAKSSRKLEALRDPEANYHKMPVKQLNKLSPNIDWDAFIKQQGITQFADTVIVGQPEFFTALSNAITSQPLATWKNYLKWSLMNSNAAMLSDTIANTDFAFYGKLLKGQEKQKPRWKRVLDTEEAAMGEALGQLFVKEFFNATAKKRYENMVEEIRGALKTRIEHLTWMSDSTKQKALYKLSKISKKVGYPDKWKDFSAMDIKEQSYAANIQAAQLWWHQYSVNKLGKPVDRTEWDMTPQTYNAYYNPSNNEIVLPAGIFTVPGKRDEELDDALVYGYAGASTIGHEITHGFDDEGRQFDAVGNLKSWWTKEDEKKFNERAAVMIKQFDNYVVVDSLRINGKATLGENIADLGGILLGWDAFQKTEQFKKGEKIAGYSPAQRYFMGYSLGWLSHTKKEDLARKVMTDVHSPAKFRVNGPFSDVDAFYEVYGVKPGDGMYRADSVRVRIW
- a CDS encoding glycosyltransferase family 87 protein encodes the protein MREKRNVLTYLAEKEWLVMSLWFGLAFLGAILEISRENYNNFLIFRNVFFHVLHQLPLYAAYPAEYYDVNHYGPVFSLMIAPFAGLDINIGAMLWALSGAAALYYAIRQLPLTYLQQNIILLLCAQELMGASGWFQLNQFIGAFIILSFTNTLKGKELWATFFIVLGTFTKLYGIVGLAFFFFSPNPRRFIGGLLLWGAVLFVLPMAISSPQYIINSYYEWYAELVYKNDLNVMVSTFQDISAGGLIRRIFRIPELSNKVIIIPGILLFLSQYLMLKYRYNSRYRLYLLCSVLMFPVLVSSSSESPTYIIAIPAICIWYVMQPAGKWYDIFLFFSILLVSFSHSDVVTPWVRKNLAVPYALKALPCLILWLRIVYEIWMKKFLVYKPVPVPVQVSRLPVNHS